A window of the Streptomyces sp. NBC_01351 genome harbors these coding sequences:
- a CDS encoding ABC transporter ATP-binding protein, whose protein sequence is MTAPLLEVRDLGVTFTTPRGTVRAVDSIGFTVEAGRTLGIVGESGSGKSVTSLAVMGLHRGGARVTGSVTLAGRELTTLSERELSKVRGRKMAMIFQDPLSSLHPYYTVGEQIAEHFRVHFKAGRPAARKRAVDMLGEVGIPEPARRAGEYPHQFSGGMRQRAMIAMALACEPDLLIADEPTTALDVTVQAQILELIARLQEERGLGVVMITHDLGVVARVAHEVLVMYGGRAAEQASADALFADPAHPYTRGLLDSLPRLDTADDVPLPFIPGSPPSLLAPAAGCAFAPRCTKAAARCTDVRPALETHGHGPDARTVACHFAFAGARTAEEAAR, encoded by the coding sequence ATGACCGCTCCGCTCCTCGAAGTACGCGACCTGGGCGTCACCTTCACCACTCCGCGCGGCACCGTACGGGCCGTCGACTCGATCGGCTTCACCGTCGAGGCCGGCCGCACCCTCGGGATCGTCGGAGAGTCGGGCTCGGGCAAGTCCGTCACCTCGCTGGCCGTCATGGGCCTGCACCGGGGCGGGGCGCGGGTCACCGGATCCGTCACCCTCGCCGGACGGGAGCTGACCACCCTGTCCGAGCGGGAACTGAGCAAGGTGCGCGGCCGCAAGATGGCCATGATCTTCCAGGACCCGCTGTCCAGCCTGCACCCCTACTACACCGTCGGCGAGCAGATCGCCGAGCACTTCAGGGTCCACTTCAAGGCCGGCCGGCCCGCCGCCCGCAAACGGGCCGTCGACATGCTCGGCGAGGTCGGCATCCCGGAACCGGCCCGCCGCGCGGGGGAGTACCCGCACCAGTTCTCCGGCGGCATGCGCCAGCGCGCGATGATCGCCATGGCGCTGGCCTGCGAGCCCGACCTGCTGATCGCCGACGAGCCGACCACCGCCCTGGACGTCACCGTGCAGGCGCAGATCCTGGAGCTGATCGCCCGGCTCCAGGAGGAGCGCGGCCTCGGCGTCGTGATGATCACCCACGACCTGGGCGTCGTCGCCCGCGTGGCCCACGAGGTGCTGGTCATGTACGGAGGCAGGGCCGCCGAACAGGCTTCGGCCGACGCGCTGTTCGCCGACCCCGCCCACCCCTACACCCGGGGCCTGCTCGACTCGCTGCCCCGCCTCGACACTGCCGACGACGTGCCCCTGCCCTTCATCCCCGGCTCCCCGCCCTCCCTGCTCGCCCCGGCCGCCGGCTGTGCCTTCGCCCCGCGCTGTACGAAGGCGGCCGCGCGCTGCACCGACGTACGCCCGGCCCTGGAGACGCACGGGCACGGGCCGGACGCGCGGACGGTGGCCTGCCACTTCGCCTTCGCGGGGGCCCGCACCGCCGAGGAGGCGGCCCGATGA
- a CDS encoding proline racemase family protein: MNTVRTVDYHTAGEPFRIVDARAQGLPPVPGDTVAERCATAIGPGGSGTAPRRGALDDVRRLLVQEPRGHAGMYGGFVVPADDDGAHFGVLFWHKDGYSTACGHGTMALGAWAVDSGVVAAPDDGDVAVRIDVPSGRVTATVHRDGGRTTGITFRNVPSRVSARKVPVATTLGIAEVDIAHAGACYASVRARDLGLDVTRAALADLVRAGVEIRAALATHPATWHPDGPLLSGVYGVIFHEELPDTPFGPHQRNVTVFADGQIDRSPCGSGTSTRLALLAEDGRLGPGEDLLHESVLGTVFTGRIFPNGVTEVTGAAYRTGEHTFSVDPNDALGTGFRL, encoded by the coding sequence GTGAACACCGTCCGCACGGTGGACTACCACACCGCCGGCGAGCCCTTCAGGATCGTCGACGCGCGTGCTCAAGGCCTGCCGCCCGTCCCCGGGGATACCGTCGCCGAGCGCTGTGCCACCGCCATCGGCCCGGGAGGCTCCGGGACCGCTCCGCGCCGGGGCGCGCTGGACGACGTACGGCGGCTGCTCGTGCAGGAGCCGCGCGGGCACGCCGGGATGTACGGCGGGTTCGTCGTCCCGGCCGACGACGACGGCGCTCACTTCGGTGTGCTGTTCTGGCACAAGGACGGCTACTCCACCGCGTGCGGCCACGGCACCATGGCCCTCGGGGCCTGGGCCGTGGACAGCGGTGTGGTCGCCGCCCCGGACGACGGGGACGTGGCCGTGCGCATCGACGTCCCCTCCGGCCGGGTCACCGCGACCGTGCACCGGGACGGCGGGCGCACCACCGGCATCACCTTCCGCAACGTCCCGTCCCGGGTGAGCGCCCGCAAGGTGCCGGTCGCCACCACGCTCGGGATCGCCGAGGTGGACATCGCGCACGCCGGGGCCTGTTACGCGTCCGTCCGCGCCCGGGACCTCGGCCTGGACGTCACCCGCGCCGCACTGGCGGACCTGGTACGGGCCGGGGTGGAGATCCGGGCCGCGCTGGCCACGCACCCCGCGACCTGGCACCCCGACGGCCCGCTGCTGTCCGGGGTCTACGGGGTGATCTTCCACGAGGAGCTGCCCGACACGCCCTTCGGGCCGCACCAGCGCAACGTCACCGTCTTCGCCGACGGGCAGATCGACCGCTCGCCCTGCGGCTCCGGCACCTCGACGCGGCTCGCGCTGCTCGCGGAGGACGGGCGGCTCGGCCCGGGGGAGGACCTGCTGCACGAGTCGGTGCTGGGCACGGTGTTCACCGGGCGGATCTTCCCGAACGGGGTCACGGAGGTCACCGGGGCGGCGTACCGCACCGGTGAGCACACCTTTAGCGTCGACCCGAATGACGCGCTCGGGACGGGGTTCCGGCTTTGA
- a CDS encoding ornithine cyclodeaminase family protein, protein MARLLTPAATADALADVLRAGLDPENCPQRSALAVPGGGELLLMPAASASYAGVKIVGVAPGNPARGLPRITGSYLLLDGPTLRPLALLDGAALTTLRTPAVSALALRHLAPAGRPLRLVLFGSGPQAYGHLEATLAVRELAEVVVVARGAEGAERLAAHARSLGPRARTGTAKDVADADLVICCTTAREPLFDGRLVGQGATVVAVGSHEPTARETDTALVRRAAVYVESRAAALREAGDLLVPEAEGGGTPSGSWGTIGPGHITGTLADLVAGRMPPPGRSQSCPQLFKSVGMAWEDLAVAVALFEAAGASSAT, encoded by the coding sequence ATGGCCAGGCTGCTCACCCCGGCCGCCACCGCGGACGCTTTGGCCGACGTACTGCGGGCCGGACTGGATCCCGAGAACTGCCCGCAGCGCAGCGCCCTGGCCGTACCCGGCGGCGGCGAACTGTTGCTGATGCCCGCCGCGTCCGCCTCGTACGCGGGGGTGAAGATCGTCGGGGTGGCGCCCGGCAACCCCGCCCGCGGGCTGCCCCGGATCACCGGGTCCTACCTGCTGCTCGACGGGCCGACGCTGCGTCCGCTCGCCCTGCTCGACGGCGCGGCCCTGACCACCCTGCGCACCCCGGCGGTCTCCGCCCTGGCGCTGCGGCACCTGGCTCCGGCCGGGCGGCCGCTGCGGCTGGTGCTCTTCGGCTCCGGACCGCAGGCTTACGGACACCTCGAAGCGACCCTCGCGGTGCGGGAGTTGGCCGAGGTGGTGGTGGTCGCGCGGGGCGCCGAGGGTGCGGAGCGGCTCGCCGCGCACGCCCGTAGCCTGGGGCCACGGGCCCGTACCGGCACCGCGAAGGACGTGGCCGACGCCGATCTGGTCATCTGCTGCACCACCGCCCGCGAGCCGCTCTTCGACGGGCGCCTCGTCGGCCAGGGCGCCACCGTCGTCGCCGTCGGCTCGCACGAGCCGACGGCCCGGGAGACGGACACCGCCCTCGTGCGACGGGCGGCGGTGTACGTGGAGTCGCGCGCGGCGGCCCTGCGCGAGGCGGGGGACCTGCTGGTCCCGGAGGCGGAGGGTGGGGGCACCCCCAGCGGTAGCTGGGGGACAATCGGGCCCGGTCACATCACCGGAACCCTCGCCGACCTGGTGGCGGGCCGGATGCCGCCGCCGGGAAGGTCGCAGAGTTGTCCACAGCTCTTCAAGAGTGTGGGCATGGCCTGGGAGGATCTTGCCGTGGCGGTCGCGTTGTTCGAGGCTGCCGGGGCGAGCAGCGCAACGTGA
- a CDS encoding ABC transporter substrate-binding protein codes for MTKRTQLALATALVAALALGASGCSDAKKGSAGGGAGASNPAAANDGKILGGTPVKGGTLTVLSNQDFSHLDPARNWTMPTMDFGTRLLYRTLVTFKAEPGKAGSELVPDLATDLGTSSNGGKTWTFTLKEGVKYEDGSPIKAQDIKYNVERSFAPDLTGGPDYAAQYLAGAEGYKGPLQGQHLDSVKTPDDRTIVFELKRPVAEFSATATLPTFAPVPQSQEKGTQYDARPFSSGPYKIESYDRDKKLVLVRNEHWDPKTDTVRKAYPDRFVVVMGLKGGQIDDRIIAGEGADASAVQYADMRPESAPKVLPKEDVKARLLAESQGCTEMLHLNNSRAPFNDPKVREAMQYALDKEAVVTAGGGPALNEIATAYLPPALSGGKQADTLKIAPAGDPAKAKELLKAAGKETLKVSLAVSTGDKAKAEAIQQGLSRAGIEVVVDTVDPGAYYDVIGDLSTTPDMTLTGWCPDYPSGSTWIPFVFDGRTIKDKGNQGNYAQFRDDATMKRIDEINAMADAKQANQAWIDLDAEIMKKSPSIPVLLERKPLLVGPNIAGAFGHPVWTGTIDYATVGLKDPSKSQG; via the coding sequence ATGACCAAGCGCACCCAACTCGCCCTCGCCACCGCCCTGGTGGCCGCACTCGCACTCGGCGCCTCGGGCTGCTCCGACGCCAAGAAGGGCTCGGCGGGCGGGGGCGCGGGTGCCTCGAACCCCGCCGCCGCCAACGACGGGAAGATCCTCGGCGGCACCCCGGTCAAGGGCGGCACCCTCACCGTCCTGTCGAACCAGGACTTCTCCCACCTGGACCCGGCCCGCAACTGGACGATGCCGACGATGGACTTCGGCACCCGCCTCCTCTACCGCACGCTCGTCACCTTCAAGGCCGAGCCCGGCAAGGCCGGCAGCGAGCTGGTCCCCGACCTCGCCACCGACCTCGGGACCTCGTCCAACGGGGGCAAGACCTGGACCTTCACCCTCAAGGAGGGCGTGAAGTACGAGGACGGCTCGCCGATCAAGGCCCAGGACATCAAGTACAACGTCGAGCGCTCCTTCGCCCCCGACCTCACCGGCGGCCCCGACTACGCCGCCCAGTACCTGGCCGGAGCCGAGGGGTACAAGGGCCCGCTCCAGGGTCAGCACCTCGACTCCGTGAAGACCCCGGACGACCGCACGATCGTCTTCGAACTCAAGCGCCCCGTCGCCGAGTTCTCCGCGACCGCCACCCTCCCCACCTTCGCGCCCGTGCCGCAGTCCCAGGAGAAGGGCACCCAGTACGACGCCCGCCCGTTCTCCTCCGGCCCGTACAAGATCGAGTCGTACGACCGCGACAAGAAGCTGGTCCTGGTCCGCAACGAGCACTGGGACCCGAAGACCGACACCGTCCGCAAGGCCTACCCGGACAGGTTCGTGGTCGTCATGGGCCTCAAGGGCGGCCAGATCGACGACCGGATCATCGCCGGCGAGGGCGCGGACGCCTCCGCCGTCCAGTACGCCGACATGCGGCCCGAGAGCGCCCCCAAGGTGCTGCCCAAGGAGGACGTCAAGGCGCGCCTGCTCGCCGAGTCCCAGGGCTGTACCGAGATGCTCCACCTGAACAACTCCCGCGCCCCCTTCAACGACCCGAAGGTCCGCGAGGCCATGCAGTACGCCCTCGACAAGGAAGCCGTGGTCACCGCGGGCGGCGGCCCGGCCCTCAACGAGATCGCCACCGCCTACCTGCCCCCGGCCCTCTCCGGCGGCAAGCAGGCCGACACCCTGAAGATCGCCCCGGCCGGCGACCCGGCCAAGGCCAAGGAACTCCTCAAGGCCGCGGGCAAGGAGACCCTCAAGGTCTCCCTCGCCGTCTCCACCGGCGACAAGGCCAAGGCCGAGGCGATCCAGCAGGGCCTGTCCCGCGCCGGCATCGAGGTCGTCGTCGACACCGTCGACCCGGGCGCCTACTACGACGTCATCGGCGACCTCTCCACCACCCCCGACATGACGCTCACCGGCTGGTGCCCCGACTACCCGTCCGGCTCCACCTGGATCCCCTTCGTCTTCGACGGGCGCACCATCAAGGACAAGGGCAACCAGGGCAACTACGCCCAGTTCCGCGACGACGCGACGATGAAGCGGATCGACGAGATCAACGCCATGGCCGACGCCAAGCAGGCCAACCAGGCCTGGATCGACCTCGACGCCGAGATCATGAAGAAGTCCCCGTCGATCCCGGTCCTGCTGGAGCGCAAGCCGCTGCTCGTCGGCCCCAACATCGCGGGCGCCTTCGGCCACCCCGTGTGGACCGGCACCATCGACTACGCCACCGTCGGCCTCAAGGACCCCTCGAAGAGCCAGGGCTGA
- a CDS encoding ABC transporter permease, translating into MILYLARRLLALAGVLLAIAAVTFLIFYVLPADPAAAACGKTCSAERLADVRAYLGLDQPLWKQFADFLTGIFTGRTLGTGQYAVECGFPCLGYSYENSLPVWDLLMDRLPVSASLAFGAALLWLVLGLGAGVTAALRKDTATDKALMVGAVAAASLPVYFTSVLLIYGVIRVAGLLPYPTYQAFTDDPLAWASNLLLPWIALALLYAAMYARQSRGSMIEAMAEPYIRTARAKGMPERTVVVKHGLRSGMTPILTIFGMDLGGLLAGAVITESIFGLPGIGRLFYGALVSSDQPVVLGVTLLAAFFIVVANLVVDLLYAVIDPRVRY; encoded by the coding sequence TTGATCCTCTACCTCGCCCGCCGGCTGCTGGCCCTCGCCGGAGTGCTGCTCGCCATCGCCGCCGTCACCTTCCTCATCTTCTACGTCCTGCCCGCGGACCCGGCCGCGGCCGCCTGCGGCAAGACCTGCAGCGCCGAGCGACTGGCCGACGTACGCGCGTACCTGGGCCTCGACCAGCCCCTGTGGAAGCAGTTCGCCGACTTCCTGACCGGCATCTTCACCGGCCGCACCCTCGGCACCGGCCAGTACGCCGTCGAGTGCGGCTTCCCCTGCCTGGGCTACTCCTACGAGAACTCCCTGCCCGTCTGGGACCTGCTCATGGACCGGCTCCCGGTCTCCGCCTCCCTCGCCTTCGGCGCCGCTCTGCTGTGGCTGGTCCTGGGACTGGGCGCCGGGGTCACCGCCGCCCTGCGCAAGGACACCGCCACCGACAAGGCCCTGATGGTCGGCGCCGTCGCCGCCGCCTCCCTGCCCGTCTACTTCACCTCCGTGCTGCTCATCTACGGGGTCATCCGCGTCGCCGGCCTCCTGCCCTACCCCACCTACCAGGCCTTCACCGACGACCCGCTCGCCTGGGCCTCCAACCTGCTGCTGCCCTGGATCGCCCTCGCCCTGCTCTACGCGGCCATGTACGCGCGCCAGAGCCGGGGTTCGATGATCGAGGCGATGGCCGAGCCGTACATCCGCACCGCCCGCGCCAAGGGCATGCCGGAGCGCACGGTCGTCGTGAAACACGGACTGCGCTCCGGGATGACCCCGATCCTGACCATCTTCGGCATGGACCTCGGCGGTCTGCTCGCCGGAGCCGTCATCACCGAGTCCATCTTCGGACTCCCCGGCATCGGGCGGCTGTTCTACGGAGCGCTCGTCAGCTCCGACCAGCCCGTGGTCCTCGGCGTCACCCTGCTCGCCGCGTTCTTCATCGTCGTCGCGAACCTCGTCGTCGACCTCCTGTACGCCGTCATCGACCCGAGAGTGAGGTACTGA
- a CDS encoding S9 family peptidase has protein sequence MDDFLRLSADTARFTYGAPRAFSFGDGGRLLWFLRSDGPTDAFDSLWVLDTTTGAATRLADPRELCPQPGPLPATERRLRERIRLVAAGIGSYALSGDGLRAVFALYGRLYEVSASGAGEPKEIPAAGPAFDPRPNADGSRTAYVSDDTLYVAPGGRVSPDDGARWGVAEFAAAEELDRARGHWWSPDGNTLLAARVDESALQRRYFTDPAHPEIPGEDVAYPEAGGPNADVQLWVVDAATGDRIRVDWDAGSYPYVSDAGWESETEILLTVQDRLQQNVLLLSADPATGRTRELSRTTHPQWVDPMLPGTPARLPDGRMLTSADTPPATTGGAPTGGAARALAVDGKLLTGDDVQVRRVIGIHEGSLLIEAALRDPSEQQVLLLDPATGERTALADGPGVHSALASAGTLLLTSADAGGYRRTVRTPDGREFAPADLSEPLPYRVAPVLERVTEHGVPTALVLPRGHVPGRRLPVLMDSYGGPGMQDVSAEPRRWQARQWWADQGFAVVTVDNRGTAYVSPAHTHAMYRGFSDVTLEDQVAALRALGARHPDLDLGRVGIRGWSYGGYLSALAVLRRPDVFHAAAAGAAPTDFRQYDTAYTERYLGLPQEHPEVYERDSLLADAPALTRPLLLTTGLADDNVHPSHTLRLSQALTDAGRPHRLLALPGVTHMTPGGTREKLMALELEFFREVLV, from the coding sequence ATGGATGATTTCCTCAGGCTCTCCGCCGACACGGCCCGGTTCACCTACGGAGCGCCGCGCGCCTTCTCCTTCGGGGACGGCGGCCGACTGCTGTGGTTCCTCCGCTCCGACGGCCCCACCGACGCCTTCGACAGCCTCTGGGTGCTCGACACGACCACCGGCGCCGCAACCCGGCTTGCCGACCCCCGCGAGCTGTGCCCCCAGCCGGGCCCCTTGCCTGCCACCGAGCGCCGGTTGCGCGAGCGGATCCGGCTCGTCGCCGCCGGCATCGGCTCGTACGCCCTCTCCGGCGACGGCCTGCGCGCCGTTTTCGCCCTGTACGGGCGGCTGTACGAGGTCAGCGCCTCCGGCGCCGGGGAGCCCAAGGAGATTCCGGCCGCCGGACCCGCCTTCGATCCGAGGCCGAACGCCGACGGCTCCCGCACTGCGTACGTCAGCGACGACACCCTGTACGTCGCCCCCGGCGGCCGGGTCAGCCCCGACGACGGGGCCCGCTGGGGCGTGGCCGAGTTCGCCGCCGCCGAGGAACTGGACCGCGCCCGCGGCCACTGGTGGTCCCCCGACGGGAACACCCTGCTGGCCGCCCGCGTCGACGAATCCGCCCTCCAGCGGCGGTACTTCACCGACCCGGCGCACCCCGAGATCCCGGGCGAGGACGTCGCCTACCCCGAGGCGGGCGGGCCCAACGCCGACGTGCAGCTCTGGGTCGTCGACGCGGCGACCGGGGACCGGATACGGGTCGACTGGGACGCCGGGAGCTACCCGTACGTATCCGACGCAGGCTGGGAATCGGAGACGGAGATCCTGCTGACGGTCCAGGACCGGCTCCAGCAAAACGTCCTGCTGCTCTCCGCCGACCCCGCCACCGGCCGCACCCGGGAACTCTCCCGCACCACGCACCCCCAGTGGGTGGACCCGATGCTTCCCGGCACCCCGGCCCGCCTCCCCGACGGGCGGATGCTGACCTCCGCAGACACTCCCCCGGCTACCACTGGGGGTGCCCCCACCGGCGGCGCCGCCCGGGCACTCGCCGTCGACGGGAAGCTGCTGACCGGCGACGACGTCCAGGTGCGCCGCGTGATCGGGATCCACGAGGGCTCCCTGCTCATCGAGGCCGCCCTGCGCGACCCGTCCGAACAGCAAGTGCTGCTCCTCGACCCCGCGACCGGGGAGCGGACCGCGCTCGCCGACGGGCCCGGGGTGCACTCCGCCCTGGCCTCGGCCGGCACCCTGCTGCTGACCTCGGCGGACGCGGGCGGCTATCGGCGTACCGTACGCACCCCGGACGGAAGGGAGTTCGCCCCCGCCGACCTGTCCGAGCCGCTCCCCTACCGGGTCGCCCCCGTCCTGGAGCGGGTGACCGAGCACGGCGTCCCGACCGCCCTGGTCCTCCCCCGCGGCCACGTCCCCGGCCGGCGGCTGCCCGTACTCATGGACAGCTACGGCGGCCCGGGCATGCAGGACGTCAGCGCCGAACCGCGCCGCTGGCAGGCCCGCCAGTGGTGGGCCGACCAGGGCTTCGCCGTGGTGACCGTCGACAACCGCGGGACCGCGTACGTCTCCCCCGCGCACACGCACGCCATGTACCGCGGCTTCTCCGACGTCACCCTGGAGGACCAGGTCGCCGCGCTCCGGGCGCTCGGCGCGCGCCACCCGGACCTCGACCTCGGCCGGGTCGGCATCCGCGGCTGGTCCTACGGCGGCTACCTCTCGGCCCTGGCGGTGCTGCGCCGCCCGGACGTCTTCCACGCGGCGGCCGCCGGGGCCGCGCCGACCGACTTCCGGCAGTACGACACGGCGTACACCGAGCGCTACCTGGGCCTCCCGCAGGAGCACCCGGAGGTCTACGAGCGGGACTCCCTGCTCGCCGACGCCCCCGCCCTCACCCGCCCGCTGCTCCTCACCACGGGCCTGGCCGACGACAACGTCCACCCCTCCCACACCCTGCGCCTCTCCCAGGCCCTGACGGACGCGGGCCGCCCCCACCGGCTGCTCGCCCTCCCGGGCGTCACCCACATGACCCCGGGCGGCACGCGGGAGAAGCTGATGGCGCTGGAGCTGGAGTTCTTCCGGGAGGTCCTGGTCTAG
- a CDS encoding ABC transporter ATP-binding protein, whose amino-acid sequence MTKTDTLLSVRDLTMTFPGKRSVTGRRGEPVRAVDGVSFDLAAGQTLGLVGESGCGKSTTGRMLVRLLEPTSGSVAFEGKDISRLSPAAMRPMRKHIQMVFQDPHSSLNPRQTVARIISDPLLVQGWSAADARRRAAELMDLVGLIPEHIDRYPHEFSGGQAQRIGIARSLATSPRLVIADEPVSALDVSVQAQIVNLMERLRAELGLAYVFIAHDLSVVKRVSDRVAVMYLGGIVEIGDKKSLYENPQHPYTRALLSAVPLPDPAAERRRERIVLLGDPPSPAAPPPGCTFHPRCPKAQDICRTERPLLQLTASREVACHFPGD is encoded by the coding sequence ATGACCAAGACCGACACGCTCCTGTCCGTCCGGGACCTCACCATGACCTTCCCCGGCAAACGGTCCGTGACCGGGCGCCGGGGGGAGCCCGTGCGCGCCGTGGACGGGGTCTCCTTCGACCTGGCCGCCGGGCAGACCCTCGGCCTGGTCGGGGAATCGGGCTGCGGGAAGTCCACCACGGGCCGGATGCTGGTGCGGCTGCTGGAACCCACCTCGGGCTCGGTCGCCTTCGAGGGCAAGGACATCAGCCGGCTTTCCCCGGCCGCCATGCGGCCGATGCGCAAGCACATCCAGATGGTCTTCCAGGACCCCCACTCCTCCCTCAACCCCCGCCAGACGGTGGCCCGGATCATCTCCGACCCGCTGCTGGTCCAGGGCTGGAGCGCGGCCGACGCCCGCCGCCGGGCCGCCGAACTGATGGACCTGGTCGGCCTGATCCCCGAGCACATCGACCGCTACCCGCACGAGTTCTCCGGCGGCCAGGCCCAGCGCATCGGCATCGCCCGCTCGCTGGCGACCAGCCCGCGCCTCGTCATCGCGGACGAGCCGGTCTCGGCCCTCGACGTCTCCGTCCAGGCGCAGATCGTCAACCTGATGGAGCGGCTGCGCGCGGAACTGGGCCTCGCCTACGTGTTCATCGCGCACGACCTGTCCGTGGTCAAACGGGTCAGCGACCGGGTCGCCGTCATGTACCTCGGCGGGATCGTCGAGATCGGGGACAAGAAGTCCCTCTACGAGAACCCTCAGCACCCGTACACCCGGGCGCTGTTGTCCGCCGTACCGCTGCCCGACCCGGCGGCGGAACGGCGACGGGAGCGGATCGTGCTGCTCGGCGACCCGCCGAGCCCGGCCGCCCCACCCCCGGGCTGCACCTTCCACCCGCGCTGCCCCAAGGCGCAGGACATCTGCCGAACCGAACGGCCGTTGTTGCAGCTCACCGCCTCCCGAGAGGTGGCCTGTCACTTCCCGGGTGACTGA
- a CDS encoding GntR family transcriptional regulator, which translates to MGDLKQHSLIKAQERLRDQVGHALRAALIAGELRPGSVYSAPGLAAELGVSATPVREAMLDLAREGLVEPVRNKGFRITEVSERDLDQYTELRTMIEVPTIGRITKIATPEQLEELRPIAEEIVTSAREHNLIGYLEADRRFHLTLLGLAGNDRLVETVGDLRKRSRLYGLTGLDEAGKLVSSAEEHIELLDLMISGNAEAAEECMSRHLGHVRSLWAQGRDEPVGRTPGRLGSGI; encoded by the coding sequence ATGGGTGACCTGAAGCAGCACAGTCTCATCAAGGCCCAGGAACGGCTGCGCGACCAGGTCGGCCACGCCCTCCGGGCGGCCCTGATAGCGGGCGAACTGCGCCCGGGCAGCGTCTACTCGGCCCCCGGCCTCGCCGCCGAACTCGGCGTCTCCGCCACCCCCGTGCGCGAGGCGATGCTCGACCTGGCCCGTGAGGGCCTGGTGGAGCCCGTCCGCAACAAGGGGTTCCGGATCACCGAGGTCAGCGAGCGCGACCTGGACCAGTACACCGAGCTGCGCACGATGATCGAGGTCCCCACCATCGGCCGGATCACGAAGATCGCCACGCCCGAGCAGCTGGAGGAACTGCGACCGATCGCCGAGGAGATCGTCACCAGCGCGCGCGAGCACAACCTCATCGGTTACCTGGAGGCGGACCGCCGCTTCCACTTGACGCTGCTCGGCCTCGCGGGCAACGACCGCCTCGTCGAAACCGTCGGCGACCTGCGCAAGCGGTCCCGACTGTACGGTCTGACCGGGCTGGACGAGGCCGGCAAGCTGGTCTCCTCGGCCGAGGAGCACATCGAGCTGCTCGACCTGATGATCAGCGGCAACGCGGAGGCGGCCGAGGAGTGCATGTCCCGCCACCTCGGCCACGTCCGCTCCCTCTGGGCCCAGGGCCGCGACGAACCGGTGGGCCGCACGCCGGGCCGCCTGGGCTCGGGGATCTGA
- a CDS encoding ABC transporter permease, whose product MRRRPAVRVSLCVVLLFVLMAVTAPWLGALGGWSPEEFDKTAIDPYLGGLPLGSFGGISAEHWLGVEPVTGRDLFARVVHGAQVSLLIAFAATAIVVVTGTAAGIAAGYFGGRTDAVLSRLMDLTMSFPSLIFMIAMLSVAKDVNRIVLMTTVIGIFGWPGVARVVRGQTLSLKHREYVDAARVGGASSWRILTRDILPGVSGPVIAYTTLLIPGMISTEAALSYLGVGVRPPTPSWGQMIAESVAFYETDPMYFVIPSVFLFLAVLAFTLLGDALRDILDPRGGRS is encoded by the coding sequence CTGCGCCGCCGCCCCGCCGTCCGCGTCAGCCTCTGCGTCGTCCTCCTCTTCGTCCTGATGGCCGTCACCGCCCCCTGGCTGGGGGCGCTCGGGGGCTGGTCCCCCGAGGAGTTCGACAAGACCGCCATCGACCCCTACCTCGGGGGCCTGCCGCTGGGCTCCTTCGGCGGGATCAGCGCCGAGCACTGGCTCGGCGTCGAACCCGTCACCGGACGTGACCTGTTCGCCCGCGTGGTCCACGGCGCGCAGGTCTCCCTGCTCATCGCCTTCGCCGCCACCGCCATCGTGGTCGTCACGGGCACCGCCGCCGGAATCGCCGCCGGCTACTTCGGCGGCCGCACCGACGCGGTGCTGTCCCGGCTGATGGACCTGACCATGTCCTTCCCGTCCCTCATCTTCATGATCGCGATGCTGTCCGTGGCCAAGGACGTCAACCGCATCGTCCTCATGACCACCGTCATCGGGATCTTCGGCTGGCCCGGTGTCGCCCGCGTGGTCCGCGGCCAGACGCTCTCCCTCAAACACCGCGAGTACGTGGACGCCGCCCGCGTGGGCGGCGCGAGCTCCTGGCGGATCCTGACCCGCGACATCCTTCCGGGGGTCTCGGGCCCGGTCATCGCCTACACCACCCTGCTCATCCCCGGCATGATCAGCACCGAGGCCGCGCTCAGCTACCTCGGCGTGGGCGTCCGCCCGCCCACCCCGTCCTGGGGCCAGATGATCGCCGAGTCCGTCGCCTTCTACGAGACCGACCCCATGTACTTCGTCATCCCCAGCGTGTTCCTCTTCCTCGCCGTGCTCGCCTTCACCCTGCTCGGCGACGCCCTGCGCGACATCCTCGACCCGAGGGGCGGCCGCAGTTGA